In Saprospiraceae bacterium, a genomic segment contains:
- the folK gene encoding 2-amino-4-hydroxy-6-hydroxymethyldihydropteridine diphosphokinase, producing the protein MTNNTTVLGLGSNQGNRIESLKKAVHLLNEKGIIHQTHSSYYETEPWGNHQQPDFINAVIVATTHLDPQQILKEINEIELSMGRTRNIHYGPRTIDIDILFYNQLIIETKLLTIPHPQIQKRKFVLYPLQELIPSYIHPVLQTSIEQLSQLCNDPCRVVKLQWHETVS; encoded by the coding sequence ATGACTAACAATACAACAGTTCTTGGTTTAGGATCCAATCAGGGGAATAGAATTGAATCTTTAAAAAAAGCGGTGCATTTACTGAATGAAAAAGGAATAATACATCAAACGCATTCATCTTATTACGAAACAGAACCTTGGGGAAATCATCAACAGCCAGATTTTATAAATGCTGTCATTGTAGCCACAACTCATTTAGATCCTCAACAAATTTTAAAAGAAATTAACGAAATAGAATTAAGCATGGGCAGGACTCGAAATATCCATTATGGACCCCGTACTATAGATATTGACATCCTATTTTATAATCAATTGATCATAGAAACAAAATTACTTACCATTCCCCACCCTCAAATCCAAAAACGCAAGTTCGTACTCTACCCTTTGCAAGAACTTATTCCTTCTTATATACATCCAGTGCTTCAAACTAGTATTGAGCAACTTTCTCAATTGTGTAATGACCCATGCAGGGTTGTAAAATTACAATGGCATGAAACTGTTTCCTAA
- a CDS encoding M28 family peptidase: MLYKFSLSFTFLVSGLLCAQNNLPVLVQKSVEIQGNRITVTFDATDSDDQLLEIQCKLFSLEDATLHEEIVPIQIGGDIGYPVMQGHQKIVQITIDPLITYKTIRLVLKVSDRAALDIQELLGQVDTASLYNTVSILQGRRNNNDKIFYDASRDYIFNRLNASVKTKKHIAQQPPLQLINIEGTQTGFQKPEEVIIIDAHYDSFGSSPGADDNASGVAGVLEAQRILAPYCSNKTLRYVLFDLEEAGLIGSLLYVSNQVSKRESIKSVFNFEMIGFYSEEPNTQELPTGFNILFPDAYNKVIQDQRRGNFITNVANTTSSGLKSIFDQSAATYVPTLKVISVEVPGNGSIAPDLRRSDHASFWDKGIPALMLTDGANFRNKKYHTANDSLHYLHFGFMSNVIKSTIASVIQLGEVEHASCLEIPISFPTHVSNDKGFNSYVSAYKQTLYIRTSRHLQNATISVFNPEGQVLYQKNNLELSQQSTAMSCAPLKIGIYYMLIKSGKEISVSKFVVHD, translated from the coding sequence ATGTTATACAAATTCAGCTTATCATTTACATTTTTAGTATCAGGGCTTTTATGCGCACAAAATAATTTGCCAGTGCTTGTTCAAAAGAGCGTTGAAATCCAAGGCAACAGGATAACTGTTACTTTCGACGCTACAGACTCCGATGATCAATTATTGGAAATCCAATGCAAACTTTTTAGCTTGGAGGATGCCACATTACATGAAGAAATTGTGCCTATCCAAATTGGAGGTGACATCGGTTATCCAGTAATGCAAGGCCATCAAAAGATCGTTCAAATTACCATAGATCCACTTATTACATATAAAACTATCAGATTGGTTTTAAAAGTGAGCGACAGGGCAGCTTTGGATATTCAGGAATTGTTAGGACAAGTTGATACGGCTTCCTTGTATAATACAGTTAGTATTTTACAAGGCAGAAGGAACAATAATGACAAAATATTTTATGATGCTTCAAGAGATTATATTTTCAATCGCTTGAATGCTTCTGTTAAAACCAAAAAGCACATAGCCCAACAACCACCACTTCAGCTTATAAACATTGAAGGCACACAAACGGGATTTCAAAAACCTGAGGAAGTCATTATCATTGATGCCCATTACGACAGTTTTGGCTCTTCACCAGGAGCTGACGACAATGCTTCCGGAGTCGCAGGAGTTTTAGAAGCACAACGAATTTTGGCACCCTACTGTTCAAATAAAACATTGCGCTATGTCTTGTTTGATCTGGAAGAAGCCGGATTAATTGGAAGTTTGTTATACGTTTCAAATCAGGTATCTAAAAGGGAAAGTATTAAATCTGTTTTCAATTTTGAAATGATTGGATTTTATTCAGAAGAACCCAATACCCAGGAATTACCTACTGGATTTAACATTCTTTTTCCTGATGCCTATAACAAGGTCATACAAGATCAGCGAAGAGGCAATTTTATAACAAATGTGGCTAATACAACATCTTCTGGCTTGAAAAGTATTTTCGATCAGAGTGCTGCCACTTACGTTCCAACTTTAAAAGTCATTTCTGTTGAGGTTCCCGGTAATGGAAGTATAGCGCCAGACCTTAGAAGAAGCGATCATGCAAGTTTTTGGGACAAAGGAATCCCTGCACTCATGTTGACAGATGGCGCCAATTTTAGAAATAAAAAGTACCACACAGCAAATGACTCCCTGCATTATTTACATTTTGGGTTTATGTCAAATGTTATTAAATCAACCATTGCGAGTGTTATTCAGTTGGGCGAAGTGGAACATGCAAGTTGTCTTGAAATTCCAATTTCATTCCCAACCCATGTATCCAACGACAAAGGATTTAATTCTTATGTTTCAGCCTATAAACAAACACTCTACATAAGAACAAGCAGACATTTACAAAATGCAACGATATCTGTTTTTAATCCTGAAGGACAAGTATTGTATCAAAAAAATAATTTGGAATTGAGTCAACAAAGTACGGCGATGTCATGTGCTCCATTAAAAATTGGGATCTATTACATGCTCATAAAAAGTGGTAAAGAAATTTCCGTTTCAAAATTCGTTGTTCATGACTAA
- a CDS encoding c-type cytochrome, whose amino-acid sequence MSYKKFFSTIFLVLLTFLAPFSAPDIEVGKDLFKNNCASCHNKNMKDALTGPSLGGSQERWAAYPKEDLYKWIRNSQGMIKDGHPKATELWNQFKPTVMTSFPNLTDDDVESLLLYIDGVYSGTYGPKVATGPAAGEGVKKESGFSFWMFLIFVLLVSLALFLWRLTADLVYSLKVNAGDPSAQKVSTWKFLTNKSVVSFVIFALVLFGGYTTINNAISLGRQQNYAPEQPIKFSHATHAGLHKIDCNYCHDGARRSKQSLIPAANTCMNCHAAIKKGSVYGTAEITKIFASIGFDPSTDKYIENYASMAEEDIAKVYRKWIEDNFIKENSLTGGSESSKREADTQWEEIKASLTSETKPQIPGPIEWVRIHNLPDHVYFNHSQHVSIGKIDCQKCHGKVQDMDLLKQYAPLSMGWCINCHRETDVKFTDNKYYESYKTYHDELKSGKRSTVKVSDIGGLDCQKCHY is encoded by the coding sequence ATGAGCTACAAGAAATTCTTTTCTACTATTTTCTTGGTTTTGTTGACTTTCTTGGCTCCTTTTTCCGCTCCGGATATCGAAGTGGGGAAGGATCTATTTAAAAATAATTGTGCTTCCTGTCACAATAAGAATATGAAGGATGCCTTAACAGGGCCTTCTTTAGGTGGGTCACAAGAAAGATGGGCTGCATACCCAAAAGAGGATCTCTATAAATGGATCCGCAATTCTCAGGGAATGATCAAAGATGGTCATCCGAAAGCTACGGAGTTGTGGAACCAGTTTAAACCTACGGTCATGACGTCTTTTCCTAATTTGACGGACGATGATGTCGAAAGTCTGTTGCTTTACATTGATGGCGTTTATTCCGGAACTTATGGTCCTAAAGTTGCCACAGGTCCTGCTGCCGGTGAAGGTGTGAAAAAAGAAAGCGGTTTTTCATTTTGGATGTTTTTAATCTTTGTTTTATTAGTAAGTCTGGCATTATTCTTATGGAGGCTTACAGCAGACTTGGTTTATAGTCTTAAAGTAAATGCAGGAGACCCAAGCGCTCAAAAAGTATCAACTTGGAAGTTTTTGACCAATAAGTCCGTAGTGAGTTTTGTCATATTTGCTTTGGTCTTGTTTGGTGGTTATACTACAATAAATAATGCCATTTCATTGGGAAGGCAGCAAAATTATGCTCCAGAACAACCCATTAAATTCAGTCATGCTACGCATGCAGGTTTACATAAAATTGATTGTAATTATTGCCATGATGGCGCCAGAAGATCTAAACAATCTCTAATTCCGGCAGCAAATACTTGTATGAACTGCCATGCGGCCATAAAGAAAGGTAGCGTATACGGTACTGCAGAAATTACCAAAATATTTGCTTCTATTGGTTTTGATCCAAGTACAGATAAGTATATTGAAAATTATGCTTCAATGGCGGAGGAGGATATTGCAAAGGTTTACCGCAAATGGATTGAAGACAATTTTATTAAAGAAAATAGTCTAACTGGGGGTTCTGAAAGTTCGAAGCGAGAAGCAGATACACAATGGGAAGAAATTAAAGCTTCCTTGACAAGTGAAACCAAACCGCAAATACCCGGCCCGATAGAATGGGTACGCATTCATAATCTACCGGACCACGTGTATTTCAATCATTCACAGCACGTAAGTATAGGAAAGATTGACTGCCAAAAATGCCATGGTAAAGTGCAGGATATGGATTTGTTGAAACAGTATGCACCTTTGTCCATGGGCTGGTGCATCAATTGCCATCGTGAGACGGATGTAAAGTTTACAGATAACAAATACTACGAAAGTTATAAAACCTATCATGATGAATTGAAAAGTGGGAAGAGATCGACCGTTAAAGTAAGTGATATAGGTGGTCTCGATTGTCAAAAATGTCATTATTGA
- a CDS encoding deoxynucleoside kinase yields the protein MKLFPNKYISIEGNIGAGKTSFCQMICLDFNCKIVLEEFAQNPFLEYFYKDPTRYALTVELFFLTERQKQIQLEVSSTDLFYDFTISDYTILKSLLFARANLSAEEYKLYFKIYTALTHSLPKPDLIVYLHRDVPQVQSNIDKRGRLFETHISNEYLSKIQESYFYFFKNQTQLPVVVIDLHDQDFIHDQHIYNELKSILTKSYAPGLHHIKILNT from the coding sequence ATGAAACTGTTTCCTAACAAATATATTAGCATTGAAGGCAATATAGGAGCCGGCAAAACCAGCTTTTGTCAAATGATTTGTTTGGATTTTAATTGTAAAATCGTCCTTGAGGAATTTGCACAAAATCCATTTTTGGAATATTTTTATAAAGATCCAACACGCTATGCACTTACCGTTGAATTATTCTTTCTTACAGAACGTCAAAAACAAATTCAATTGGAAGTTTCAAGCACCGATTTATTTTACGACTTTACGATATCCGATTACACGATCCTAAAAAGCCTATTATTTGCCAGAGCCAATCTCAGTGCAGAAGAATACAAATTGTATTTCAAAATCTATACTGCGCTAACACACAGTTTACCAAAACCTGATCTGATCGTATATCTGCACAGAGATGTTCCTCAGGTTCAAAGCAATATTGACAAACGGGGTCGTTTATTTGAAACACATATCAGTAACGAATATTTATCAAAAATTCAGGAGAGTTATTTTTATTTTTTTAAAAATCAAACGCAACTACCTGTTGTTGTTATCGATTTGCACGATCAGGATTTTATTCATGATCAACATATTTATAATGAACTCAAAAGCATTTTGACTAAATCATATGCCCCTGGCTTACATCACATTAAAATCTTAAATACTTAA
- a CDS encoding UbiD family decarboxylase, which yields MTYQSLRHCCEDLEKKGQLLRIKEELDPDLVIPELHRRIYQMKGPALLFEKVKNSPFQAVSNIFGTSERTFYLFEDVLKRFEWLIKVKIDPFSLLKNPGSSLRNLPWLFSAIPFKKRNVALQSICSISNLPKIRAWPKDGGSFITLPQVISFPPGSMNPKQANVGMYRIQLDGNDYLEDQEIGLHYQLHRGIGIHHQNHKSAQSKFQLSIGVGGPPAFSLASIFPLPEGLSEILFSGLLNSRRYAYAIQDGYFIPQDVDFCITGTVEDQVLKEEGPFGDHLGYYSLKHPFPVLSHIKVWHKADPLWHFTVVGRPPQEDTSFGAIIHSIVSELIGSEFPGIKAVHAVDVAGVHPLLLAIGSERYMPFRERKPEEILTQANHLLGKGQTSLSKYLIIAASNPDQVPDVHHIADFLKYVLRRVDFKHDLHFYTHTTIDTLDYSGSGFNEGSKLVISCNRDPLRELSNEVSLFTLLPTSFTKARLIDHGIIAIESNAFSTYEFAEKELFELTKFLDAPQFENFPLVVLTEDADFMAADFSNFLWVTFTRSNPSHDVYGLRASHQFKHWSCDAPLIIDARKKPHHATVLEPDPKTIREVDQIIYRNPELHKLFS from the coding sequence ATGACTTATCAGAGCTTAAGGCACTGTTGTGAGGACCTGGAAAAAAAGGGCCAATTGCTTCGCATTAAAGAAGAATTAGATCCGGATTTGGTAATCCCGGAGCTTCACAGGCGTATTTATCAGATGAAAGGTCCTGCATTGCTGTTTGAGAAAGTAAAAAACAGTCCATTTCAGGCGGTTTCAAATATTTTCGGAACTTCAGAAAGAACATTTTATCTGTTTGAAGATGTATTAAAACGCTTTGAATGGCTGATTAAGGTTAAAATCGACCCATTTTCTCTTTTGAAAAATCCTGGATCTTCTCTGAGGAACCTCCCATGGCTATTTTCTGCAATTCCCTTCAAAAAAAGAAACGTTGCACTTCAATCCATTTGTTCAATTTCAAATCTTCCGAAAATCAGAGCCTGGCCAAAAGATGGCGGATCATTTATTACTTTACCCCAGGTCATCAGTTTTCCACCTGGGTCAATGAATCCAAAACAAGCCAATGTGGGCATGTACCGAATTCAATTGGATGGAAATGACTATTTAGAAGATCAAGAAATTGGTTTGCATTACCAATTACACAGAGGAATCGGCATACACCATCAAAACCATAAATCAGCCCAGTCGAAATTTCAATTGAGCATTGGTGTCGGAGGACCGCCGGCATTTTCACTTGCCTCCATTTTCCCTCTTCCGGAAGGTTTAAGTGAAATCTTATTTTCAGGATTACTCAATTCCAGAAGATACGCGTATGCAATTCAGGATGGATATTTTATTCCTCAGGATGTCGATTTTTGTATCACCGGAACGGTAGAAGATCAAGTATTAAAAGAAGAAGGCCCGTTTGGCGATCATTTGGGTTACTATAGCTTAAAGCACCCATTTCCCGTTCTTAGTCATATCAAAGTATGGCACAAAGCAGATCCCTTATGGCATTTTACAGTGGTTGGAAGACCCCCACAGGAAGACACTTCATTTGGTGCTATCATTCACTCCATCGTTTCAGAACTTATCGGGTCTGAATTTCCAGGAATTAAAGCTGTTCATGCCGTCGATGTTGCAGGTGTACATCCATTGCTATTGGCGATCGGAAGCGAAAGGTATATGCCTTTTAGAGAACGCAAACCGGAAGAGATCCTGACACAAGCAAATCATTTACTGGGCAAAGGTCAAACTTCTTTGTCCAAATATCTCATCATTGCTGCTTCTAACCCTGATCAGGTTCCAGACGTACATCATATTGCAGATTTTTTAAAATATGTTCTTAGACGTGTCGATTTTAAACATGATTTGCATTTTTATACACATACAACTATTGACACCCTTGATTATTCAGGATCTGGTTTTAATGAAGGTTCAAAACTCGTCATTAGCTGCAATCGGGATCCTTTGCGTGAATTATCCAATGAAGTTTCATTATTTACACTACTTCCAACTTCATTTACAAAAGCCAGACTTATCGACCATGGCATTATTGCAATAGAATCAAATGCATTCAGTACTTATGAATTTGCAGAAAAAGAGTTGTTCGAACTCACGAAATTTTTAGACGCACCCCAATTTGAAAATTTTCCTTTGGTTGTACTTACAGAAGATGCAGATTTTATGGCTGCAGATTTTTCAAATTTTTTATGGGTGACTTTTACAAGAAGTAATCCCTCCCATGATGTATATGGCCTAAGAGCTTCACATCAATTCAAACATTGGTCATGTGATGCACCGCTGATCATTGATGCTCGTAAAAAACCACATCATGCAACGGTACTTGAGCCTGATCCCAAAACGATACGCGAAGTAGATCAAATTATTTATCGCAATCCCGAACTTCATAAACTTTTCTCATGA
- a CDS encoding thymidylate synthase: MKTYLDLLEKVLNEGVERPDRTGVGTKSIFGYQMRFNLEQSFPLVSTKKMHLKSIIYELLWFLKGKTNIKYLKDNGVSIWDEWADENGELGPVYGRQWRNWPSSTGRSIDQISNIISEIKNNPGSRRLVVSAWNVDELPKMALSPCHCLFQFYVAEGKLSCQLYQRSADVFLGVPFNIASYALLTQMMASICNLKPGEFIHSFGDVHLYLNHVDQAKTQLTRNPKPGPQMWINPEVKDLFSFDYHDFKLIGYESHPAIKAPIAI, translated from the coding sequence ATGAAAACTTACTTGGATCTTCTCGAAAAAGTTTTAAACGAAGGAGTTGAAAGGCCTGATCGCACTGGCGTGGGTACCAAAAGCATTTTTGGATATCAAATGCGCTTTAATTTGGAGCAAAGTTTTCCACTTGTAAGTACCAAGAAGATGCATCTAAAGTCTATCATTTATGAGTTGTTGTGGTTTTTGAAAGGGAAGACCAATATTAAATATTTGAAAGACAATGGAGTAAGTATATGGGACGAATGGGCCGACGAAAATGGCGAATTAGGACCGGTATATGGCCGACAATGGAGAAACTGGCCAAGTTCAACGGGGCGAAGTATTGATCAAATATCAAATATCATTTCTGAAATTAAGAATAACCCCGGATCCAGAAGATTGGTCGTTTCTGCCTGGAATGTGGATGAATTGCCAAAAATGGCTTTAAGTCCTTGTCATTGTTTGTTTCAATTTTATGTTGCTGAAGGCAAATTATCATGTCAGCTTTATCAACGATCGGCTGATGTTTTTTTAGGTGTACCCTTTAATATTGCCTCCTACGCACTTTTGACGCAAATGATGGCCTCTATTTGTAATCTCAAGCCTGGAGAATTTATTCACAGCTTTGGGGATGTACATTTATACTTAAACCATGTCGATCAGGCCAAAACGCAATTGACGCGAAATCCTAAACCGGGACCTCAAATGTGGATTAATCCGGAGGTAAAAGACTTATTTTCATTTGATTATCATGATTTTAAGTTGATAGGATATGAATCTCACCCTGCTATAAAAGCTCCAATTGCTATTTAG
- the sppA gene encoding signal peptide peptidase SppA, translating to MKSFFSNVFSSCLGTILALIAVILIFTAIGAGIIAGEKSGVDITDSTVLKFEFQEPIPEQSNNIPLSGFSLNNEGTIGLRDLVKTIEKAGKDSKIKGIYMNINSSANGYATLKEIRDALLKFKESGKFILSYHLFLDHKSYYLASVADEIHLHPIGFVDLKGFSYSIPHYKEFTDKIGMDFNIYYAGDFKSATEPFRMNKMSDSNRVQLREYQNEIFNYYTQEIAASRNISFETLRNNFDQFLSYSPDKAKEHKLIDMLSNESDAYQAIRTKLSLDDAAKINFISLNKYFESKKDDDEDYSSSNRIALVFAEGSINDEYGEEGEIGRKYLNVLRDIRKTSSFKAVVLRVNSPGGSAIMSDDFLQEIKLIKQSGKPVVVSMGDYAASGGYYISSFADTIITNPYTLTGSIGVFALIPNMAKLSGDKIGIDFDTVGTGAYSNAFQLTFPWGSIEKKIMEENIENVYNRFLNIVSEGRNISIDDARKIAKGRIWSGTRAVQLNLANMTGSLQDAIVLAARMASVEKFRVSEFPTQKDPIQKFMDELQGNKEIETKITNRQIQKELGKWGPVYKNLNDLEKSSGKAQMRLPLWLQQ from the coding sequence ATGAAATCATTTTTCTCTAACGTTTTTTCTTCTTGTCTGGGAACAATTTTGGCGCTGATTGCAGTTATATTGATCTTTACTGCAATTGGCGCAGGGATCATCGCCGGTGAAAAATCAGGTGTTGATATCACTGATTCTACAGTTCTGAAATTTGAATTTCAGGAACCCATTCCTGAACAAAGTAACAATATTCCGCTGAGTGGTTTTTCCCTCAATAACGAAGGAACTATAGGACTCAGGGATTTGGTTAAAACCATAGAAAAGGCCGGCAAAGATTCAAAAATCAAAGGAATATATATGAATATCAATTCCTCTGCAAACGGCTATGCGACCCTCAAAGAAATCAGGGATGCGCTTTTAAAATTCAAAGAAAGCGGCAAGTTTATTTTAAGTTACCACTTATTTTTAGATCACAAAAGCTACTACCTGGCCTCAGTTGCCGATGAAATCCATCTTCATCCCATTGGTTTTGTTGATTTAAAAGGGTTTAGTTATTCCATCCCGCATTACAAAGAATTTACCGACAAAATCGGTATGGATTTTAACATCTACTATGCCGGCGATTTCAAAAGTGCTACAGAGCCCTTCCGAATGAATAAAATGAGCGATAGTAACCGGGTTCAGCTACGTGAATACCAAAATGAAATATTCAACTATTACACTCAAGAAATAGCCGCATCAAGAAATATTAGTTTTGAAACTTTAAGAAATAATTTCGATCAATTTCTTAGTTATTCCCCGGACAAAGCTAAAGAACATAAGTTGATTGACATGTTGTCAAATGAATCTGATGCCTATCAGGCCATACGTACAAAACTGAGCCTTGACGACGCTGCCAAAATTAATTTCATTTCATTAAATAAATACTTTGAATCAAAAAAAGATGATGATGAAGATTATTCAAGTTCCAACAGGATTGCATTGGTTTTTGCAGAAGGAAGCATTAATGATGAATATGGCGAAGAAGGAGAAATAGGCAGAAAATATCTAAACGTTCTTCGCGACATCCGCAAAACTTCAAGTTTCAAGGCAGTAGTTCTTCGCGTGAATTCACCCGGAGGTTCTGCAATCATGAGCGATGATTTTCTGCAGGAAATAAAATTAATCAAACAATCAGGAAAACCGGTAGTGGTATCAATGGGCGATTATGCCGCTTCAGGTGGATATTATATCTCCAGTTTTGCGGATACCATCATCACGAATCCCTATACCTTAACTGGTTCAATAGGCGTATTTGCACTCATCCCCAACATGGCGAAATTATCAGGAGACAAAATAGGTATTGATTTTGATACTGTTGGAACCGGTGCATATTCTAATGCATTCCAACTAACATTTCCATGGGGAAGCATCGAGAAAAAGATCATGGAAGAAAATATTGAAAACGTCTATAATCGATTTCTCAATATCGTATCAGAGGGCAGAAACATTAGTATCGATGATGCCCGCAAGATTGCAAAAGGCAGAATATGGAGCGGCACCAGAGCTGTTCAATTGAATTTAGCAAATATGACTGGATCCCTTCAGGATGCAATAGTGCTCGCCGCAAGGATGGCAAGTGTTGAAAAATTCAGAGTCAGTGAGTTCCCTACTCAAAAAGATCCGATCCAAAAATTCATGGATGAACTTCAGGGAAACAAAGAAATTGAAACAAAAATTACAAATCGCCAAATTCAAAAAGAATTAGGCAAATGGGGGCCCGTTTATAAAAATCTAAATGATTTAGAAAAATCATCGGGTAAGGCCCAGATGAGGCTTCCATTGTGGTTACAACAATAA